In Scyliorhinus canicula chromosome 18, sScyCan1.1, whole genome shotgun sequence, a single window of DNA contains:
- the LOC119953181 gene encoding protein fem-1 homolog C-like has product MDIKTAIFNAARDGKLKLMQKLLNNRSAEELEAVTLEKTNGGTPLLIASRYGHLQVVDYLMEYCKAKVELGGSVNFDGETIEGAPPLWAASAAGHLSVVRSLLEHGASVNNTTLTNSTPLRAACFDGHLEIVKYLIEHRADMEVANRHGHTCLMISCYKGHKEIAKYLLEKGADVNRKSVKGNTALHDCAESGSLEIMKMLLKCGAKMEKDGYGMTPLLAASVTGHMNIVEFLINHVQTRKEDRIDALELLGATFVDKKRDLLGAMKFWKRAMEKRHSDKSKVVKKPQVGQLVLAYDYAKEVTTSEELEALITDPDEMRMQALLIRERILGPSHPDTSYYIRYRGAVYADSGNFERCINLWKYALDMQQNNLDPLSPMTASSLLSFAELFSFVLQDRPKGTLAMKVSFNDLMGILCKSVREVERAVNQRENPPDVAQFTKALSIILHLISLLEKVKCSPDQEHYKKQTIYRLLKLNPRGKGGFTPLHLAVDKDTTSVGRYPVCKFPSLQVTSVLLECGADVDSRDYENNTPLHIAAFNNNLDIMNMLIDTGAHFDATNSAKKTAWDLLDEKKMAKNLIQPINHITLQCLAARAIEKHKVIYKGLIPEELDAFIQLH; this is encoded by the coding sequence ATGGACATCAAGACGGCAATTTTCAACGCAGCTCGGGACGGGAAGTTGAAACTTATGCAGAAGTTGCTCAACAACCGGAGCGCCGAGGAGCTGGAGGCGGTGACATTGGAGAAAACCAACGGTGGCACCCCGCTGCTCATCGCCTCCAGGTACGGCCACCTGCAGGTGGTCGACTACCTGATGGAGTACTGCAAGGCCAAGGTGGAGCTGGGCGGCTCGGTCAATTTCGACGGGGAAACCATCGAAGGGGCCCCGCCGCTCTGGGCAGCCTCAGCCGCCGGGCACCTGTCGGTGGTCCGGAGTCTACTGGAACACGGGGCGTCCGTCAACAACACCACCCTGACCAACTCCACCCCACTGCGGGCAGCCTGCTTCGACGGCCACCTGGAGATCGTCAAGTATCTCATCGAGCACAGAGCAGACATGGAAGTGGCCAATCGGCATGGACATACTTGCCTCATGATCTCATGCTATAAAGGGCACAAGGAGATTGCCAAGTAtttgctggagaagggggcagatgTGAATAGGAAGAGCGTGAAGGGGAACACTGCTTTGCACGATTGTGCAGAATCAGGAAGCCTGGAAATCATGAAAATGCTGCTAAAATGTGGGGCTAAAATGGAAAAGGATGGTTATGGAATGACCCCCTTACTTGCTGCCAGTGTCACAGGCCATATGAATATTGTGGAGTTTCTTATTAACCATGTACAGACCAGGAAGGAAGACCGAATTGATGCACTTGAGCTGCTGGGAGCCACGTTTGTTGATAAGAAAAGGGATTTGCTGGGAGCTATGAAATTTTGGAAGAGAGCAATGGAGAAGAGACACAGTGATAAAAGCAAAGTAGTTAAGAAACCACAGGTAGGACAATTGGTGCTGGCCTATGATTATGCAAAGGAAGTTACAACTTCTGAAGAACTGGAGGCCCTGATCACTGACCCAGATGAGATGAGGATGCAAGCTTTGTTAATTCGAGAGAGAATTCTTGGTCCATCCCATCCAGATACCTCCTATTATATCCGTTACCGAGGTGCAGTCTATGCTGATTCTGGAAACTTTGAAAGGTGCATAAATTTGTGGAAATATGCATTGGATATGCAGCAGAACAATTTAGACCCATTGAGCCCTATGACTGCTAGTAGTTTGCTCTCATTTGCTGAACTCTTTTCTTTTGTCCTGCAAGACCGTCCAAAAGGCACCCTAGCCATGAAGGTTTCATTCAATGACCTGATGGGCATCTTGTGCAAAAGTGTTCGTGAAGTAGAGCGGGCAGTGAATCAGCGCGAGAACCCACCAGATGTGGCACAGTTCACTAAAGCTTTGTCCATTATTTTGCACTTGATCTCCTTGCTGGAAAAGGTAAAATGTAGCCCTGACCAGGAGCATTATAAGAAGCAAACCATCTATCGCCTCCTGAAGTTGAACCCAAGAGGAAAGGGTGGATTTACCCCATTGCATCTAGCTGTTGACAAGGACACAACATCAGTTGGCCGCTATCCAGTTTGCAAATTCCCCTCATTGCAAGTGACCTCGGTACTATTGGAATGCGGTGCTGATGTTGACTCAAGAGATTATGAGAACAATACTCCCCTGCATATAGCTGCATTCAACAACAATCTTGATATTATGAACATGTTAATTGACACTGGGGCACATTTTGATGCTACCAATTCCGCCAAGAAAACTGCTTGGGATTTGCTGGATGAAAAGAAAATGGCCAAGAATTTGATTCAACCCATCAACCACATCACCCTCCAGTGCCTTGCTGCTCGTGCCATTGAAAAACATAAGGTGATTTACAAAGGATTAATTCCAGAAGAACTGGATGCGTTCATTCAACTACACTGA
- the ticam1 gene encoding TIR domain-containing adapter molecule 1, producing MAEGCARTPSLDDLFDILSGVTEQRLLSLWYKFSTANAKAKIHQLLYSIISFFLKKKDEAERAARSVLNEMPADRSALYIFNKIQGSGGGAEGEGEASEVSNEEFAGGDSGVLADLASMLAVLVEENLCKPSMRNQACQAAIKAFKSSNQDHSLDLRERIQEFRLLCGPLDFEGEGDNGEVSPLKSIEEPSPSMRSTVACRTNPNQIPTDSLNNSEITVPSHFEISASPTASFISNSCQDNLNSSMADPEENAVNPVNSANITLNNSKNVLNLSSDDYLGVEKVVDSIGARGGEQDIALSVCSTPSSSGDQVNDLRPTQCTGRTSSDQIVTSKSKISGGQGTGDEVHANSISPGPSVDTTKLLTGGQSNSSETMSAQAVDESFENKFYPFVVFHAPEDVEIAESVQVRLESLVKMEGATFFEEFSLPGRSPIKCIEDAVNNSAFTILLLTNSFKNRWDEYKTNIVLINSINNEYKYNTVIPMLPQKSRMPREDIPFALSAINRLDENSRHFERHVRKTFTREVLEKHKKIWLEEQTQKQYQERLSQAQRELQKTLSAQMHYMELCTQLAQMQQLYPFAHPPYPGPTAVNGHTQPVLNPPPYLDFSLLPPGLNPFLPSMLPKQPNFSPFIQPPFQVINPGNGQGGQNVTVSSSTQQQNQGTNIIQIQHAKNVQIGDSNQMTITDSIESTDDEQDGDSDHS from the coding sequence ATGGCAGAAGGTTGCGCTCGCACCCCATCTCTTGATGACTTGTTTGACATTTTGTCTGGAGTCACAGAACAAAGACTTCTCAGCCTGTGGTACAAGTTCAGTACTGCCAATGCGAAAGCAAAGATTCACCAACTCCTGTACAGCATTATATCATTCTTCTTGAAAAAGAAAGATGAGGCTGAGAGAGCAGCCAGGTCAGTTTTGAATGAGATGCCAGCTGACAGATCTGCTTTGTACATTTTCAACAAAATTCAAGGTTCAGGGGGTggtgcagagggagaaggggaggcATCTGAGGTGTCAAATGAAGAGTTTGCAGGTGGAGACAGTGGTGTTCTTGCAGACCTTGCTTCGATGCTTGCAGTGCTTGTGGAAGAAAATCTGTGCAAGCCGTCCATGAGGAACCAAGCTTGCCAAGCTGCCATCAAAGCATTCAAGTCCAGCAATCAAGACCATAGTTTGGATCTTCGAGAACGTATTCAAGAATTTAGGTTGCTGTGTGGTCCTCTGGATTTTGAAGGTGAGGGGGACAATGGTGAAGTATCACCTCTGAAGTCAATTGAAGAGCCAAGTCCAAGTATGAGATCAACTGTTGCATGCAGGACCAATCCGAATCAAATACCGACTGACTCACTTAACAATTCAGAAATTACAGTACCCAGCCATTTTGAAATCAGTGCATCTCCCACTGCATCATTCATTTCCAATTCATGCCAAGATAATTTAAACTCCTCAATGGCAGACCCTGAAGAGAACGCAGTTAATCCTGTAAATTCTGCCAACATAACTTTGAATAATTCTAAGAATGTATTGAATCTATCCTCTGACGATTATTTGGGAGTGGAGAAGGTGGTTGACAGCATTGGAGCTCGAGGTGGTGAACAGGACATTGCTCTCTCAGTTTGTTCAACTCCAAGTTCATCAGGAGATCAAGTGAATGATCTGAGACCAACTCAATGTACTGGAAGAACAAGCAGTGACCAGATAGTTACTTCAAAGTCAAAAATATCAGGGGGCCAGGGGACAGGGGATGAAGTGCATGCCAATTCCATATCACCCGGTCCTTCAGTGGACACGACAAAGCTGTTGACAGGTGGGCAGTCTAATTCTTCTGAAACCATGTCTGCTCAGGCAGTGGACGAGAGCTTTGAGAACAAATTTTACCCTTTTGTTGTCTTTCACGCCCCAGAGGATGTGGAAATTGCAGAAAGTGTGCAAGTTAGACTGGAATCATTAGTGAAAATGGAGGGTGCAACGTTTTTTGAGGAATTCTCTCTCCCCGGGCGATCTCCAATAAAGTGCATTGAAGATGCAGTTAACAATTCTGCCTTCACAATCCTCCTCCTCACCAACAGCTTTAAGAATCGCTGGGATGAGTACAAGACCAATATTGTCCTGATAAATTCAATCAATAATGAGTACAAATATAACACTGTCATTCCAATGCTACCACAGAAGAGTCGGATGCCTCGTGAGGATATCccgtttgcactgagtgctatcAATAGACTCGATGAGAATTCCAGACATTTTGAAAGACATGTAAGAAAGACATTTACACGGGAAGTCCTTGAGAAGCATAAGAAAATTTGGCTTGAGGAACAAACGCAAAAACAGTATCAAGAAAGGCTAAGTCAGGCCCAAAGAGAACTTCAGAAAACTCTATCGGCTCAAATGCATTATATGGAATTGTGCACCCAACTAGCCCAAATGCAACAACTCTACCCATTCGCACACCCACCCTATCCAGGACCTACTGCAGTTAATGGACACACACAGCCTGTGCTAAACCCACCGCCGTATCTAGACTTCTCTCTATTGCCACCTGGCTTGAATCCTTTTTTGCCGTCAATGTTACCAAAGCAGCCAAATTTCAGCCCCTTTATACAACCACCCTTTCAAGTCATTAATCCTGGCAACGGGCAGGGAGGTCAAAATGTAACTGTCAGTAGTTCGACACAGCAGCAAAACCAAGGCACCAACATAATCCAGATTCAGCATGCCAAAAATGTACAGATAGGGGACTCCAACCAGATGACAATAACAGATTCCATTGAGAGCACAGACGATGAGCAGgatggagatagtgaccacagttAG